The following coding sequences lie in one Eschrichtius robustus isolate mEscRob2 chromosome 10, mEscRob2.pri, whole genome shotgun sequence genomic window:
- the QRFP gene encoding orexigenic neuropeptide QRFP, giving the protein MMSPYSLPYLLFLPLGACFPVLDTAEPVDAVGGIGGEMSRADLAGGRHFPWGSPGWPRAPHPHALLGMAKELQTLGRVCAGFKLRLGRQQDDGSEATGFLLGDGEKAGGLLGTLAEELNSYSRKKGGFSFRFGQG; this is encoded by the coding sequence ATGATGAGCCCTTACTCGCTGCCCTACCTCCTCTTCCTGCCGCTGGGTGCCTGCTTTCCTGTGCTGGACACAGCAGAGCCCGTGGACGCTGTGGGTGGCATCGGAGGCGAAATGAGCCGGGCTGACCTGGCGGGGGGACGTCACTTCCCCTGGGGCTCCCCTGGGTGGCCGAGAGCGCCACATCCACACGCCCTGCTCGGCATGGCCAAGGAGCTGCAGACATTGGGCAGAGTGTGTGCCGGCTTCAAGTTGAGGCTCGGGAGGCAGCAGGACGATGGCAGTGAGGCCACCGGCTTCCTTCTGGGTGACGGTGAGAAAGCTGGTGGCCTGTTAGGGACCCTGGCAGAGGAGCTCAACAGCTACAGCAGGAAGAAAGGCGGCTTCAGCTTCCGCTTCGGCCAGGGGTGA